One Peptostreptococcus equinus genomic window carries:
- a CDS encoding cation diffusion facilitator family transporter, whose product MKNKIELDTVTGDNREDIIIRTSIVGILANLLLVCVKLGVGIFSNSIAIILDAVNNASDMLSSIITIVGAKLANMKADKKHPLGHGRIEYFGAIIIAVIILYAGVASSIESIKKIINPIRPSYSNISLILIALAVFIKIFLGNYVKKAGEKINSNSLIASGMDAKLDAVVSAVTLFSAIFFISTGLSLEAYLGLLISFVIIKAGIDILKDTSSQLLGERVDYELVEKIRNTINQVDGIDGVYDLILSNYGPNRYLGSLHIEVPENMTIKESDVIQREISRRVMEEHGVIIAAIGIYPINVHDPEVEKIKEDIATIVKKHKSVINMHGFYLLREEKLIYFDVIIDYSIANREEDFDKLCEEVKTKYPLYKFEITMDIDAT is encoded by the coding sequence ATGAAAAATAAAATTGAACTAGACACAGTTACTGGTGATAATAGAGAGGATATTATAATTAGAACTAGTATAGTGGGTATATTAGCCAATTTATTATTAGTATGTGTAAAATTAGGAGTAGGAATATTTTCTAACTCTATTGCAATAATTTTAGATGCTGTAAATAATGCTAGTGATATGCTATCATCTATAATCACAATAGTGGGAGCCAAGCTTGCTAATATGAAAGCAGATAAAAAACACCCGTTAGGACATGGTAGAATAGAATATTTTGGAGCAATTATAATAGCTGTAATAATACTTTATGCTGGTGTAGCTTCTTCAATAGAATCGATAAAGAAAATAATAAATCCAATACGTCCAAGCTATTCGAATATATCATTGATATTAATAGCCTTGGCTGTATTTATTAAAATATTTTTGGGGAATTATGTAAAAAAAGCTGGTGAGAAAATTAATTCAAATTCATTGATAGCATCAGGTATGGATGCAAAATTAGATGCAGTTGTATCGGCGGTAACACTATTTTCTGCCATTTTTTTTATCAGCACAGGACTTAGTTTGGAGGCATATTTAGGATTATTAATTTCCTTTGTGATTATCAAGGCTGGTATAGATATATTAAAAGATACTAGTAGCCAGTTACTCGGTGAGAGGGTAGATTACGAATTGGTTGAAAAAATAAGAAATACCATTAATCAAGTTGATGGTATTGATGGCGTATATGATTTGATTTTAAGTAACTATGGTCCTAATAGATATTTAGGGTCATTGCATATAGAGGTGCCTGAAAATATGACAATTAAAGAATCTGATGTAATACAAAGAGAGATTTCAAGAAGAGTAATGGAAGAGCATGGAGTTATTATAGCTGCGATAGGAATTTATCCAATAAATGTACATGATCCTGAAGTAGAAAAGATAAAAGAGGATATAGCGACCATAGTAAAAAAACATAAATCAGTAATAAATATGCATGGATTTTATTTGCTTAGAGAAGAAAAATTGATTTACTTTGATGTTATAATAGATTATTCAATAGCAAATAGGGAAGAGGATTTTGATAAATTATGTGAAGAAGTAAAAACTAAATATCCTTTGTATAAATTTGAAATCACTATGGATATAGATGCTACATAA